A single Betaproteobacteria bacterium DNA region contains:
- the pal gene encoding peptidoglycan-associated lipoprotein Pal encodes MTRILVSAALAILLAGCGSTDVKEEGAPVESRKPDTTTAPPVKAPAPKKPTTGSITTESVAANPLKDPGNILYKRTIYFDYDSSVVKEEYKPLVTAHARFLTDNRGRRAVIQGNTDERGSREYNLALGQRRADSVKKMMMLLGASDNQIETVSFGEEKPVEMGSTEGAWIKNRRADIVYDNE; translated from the coding sequence ATGACTCGAATCCTGGTTAGTGCAGCACTCGCCATTTTGCTTGCCGGCTGCGGCAGCACGGATGTGAAAGAAGAAGGTGCGCCGGTCGAATCGAGGAAGCCGGACACCACGACTGCACCCCCCGTGAAGGCGCCTGCGCCCAAGAAGCCGACGACAGGCTCGATCACGACCGAGTCGGTTGCCGCCAACCCCCTCAAGGACCCCGGGAACATCCTCTACAAGCGCACCATCTACTTCGACTACGACAGTTCGGTGGTGAAAGAGGAGTACAAGCCGCTGGTGACGGCACATGCGAGATTCCTTACGGACAACCGCGGGCGTCGGGCGGTCATCCAAGGCAACACCGACGAGCGCGGCAGCCGCGAATACAACCTCGCACTGGGCCAGCGCCGTGCCGACAGCGTGAAGAAGATGATGATGCTGCTTGGTGCAAGCGACAACCAGATCGAGACGGTGAGCTTCGGCGAAGAAAAGCCGGTGGAGATGGGCAGCACCGAGGGCGCCTGGATCAAGAACCGCCGTGCCGACATCGTTTACGACAACGAATAG